A DNA window from Polyangiaceae bacterium contains the following coding sequences:
- a CDS encoding YdcF family protein, whose product MSLDAIVLLGCRVEADGRPSDAGRRRARAAAEAFKGGVAPRIVVCGGRRWHGVSEAEALSAELRRQGVPESAIVPELLSLSTTENARYALRLLGAHPHVAVVTCDWHLPRALASFQRVGFRAEGIPAPSPSISGTAWLVRSLREAVSAAVDRAVGP is encoded by the coding sequence GTGTCGCTGGATGCCATCGTGCTGCTCGGTTGCCGCGTTGAAGCGGATGGCCGCCCGTCGGACGCGGGGCGGCGACGCGCGCGTGCCGCCGCCGAAGCGTTCAAGGGCGGCGTGGCTCCCCGGATCGTGGTGTGTGGAGGACGCCGCTGGCATGGCGTCTCGGAGGCGGAAGCGCTGTCGGCGGAGCTTCGGAGGCAAGGCGTGCCGGAGAGCGCGATCGTGCCCGAGCTCCTCAGCCTCTCCACGACGGAGAACGCGCGCTACGCGCTGCGGCTTCTGGGCGCGCACCCGCACGTGGCCGTCGTCACCTGCGACTGGCATTTGCCGCGAGCGCTGGCGAGCTTCCAGCGCGTGGGCTTCCGTGCCGAAGGGATCCCGGCGCCGTCGCCGAGCATTTCGGGGACCGCATGGCTGGTGCGCTCGCTGAGGGAAGCCGTCAGCGCCGCGGTGGATCGCGCGGTGGGCCCATGA
- a CDS encoding peptidylprolyl isomerase produces the protein MSFKPDVDKLCASDNPTLRAAAEKTLGLLGDRSKKCNASKPGAPPPELAKLRTSVVKLRLSTDSGDLSLTLDPALAPVTVTRIAELAKSGFYDGIVIHRVVPGFVVQFGDPEGDGYGGAGKEPLRCETSPAPFDTGAVGVALAGRDTGSSQLFVTLGPYPHLDGDYPLIGHAEKGWDRVAQGDVIQKIVVSQ, from the coding sequence ATGAGCTTCAAGCCCGATGTCGACAAGCTGTGCGCAAGCGACAACCCCACGCTCCGGGCCGCCGCCGAGAAGACCCTCGGCCTGCTCGGAGATCGCAGCAAGAAGTGCAACGCTTCGAAACCCGGCGCGCCACCACCGGAGCTTGCCAAGCTGCGAACTTCCGTCGTCAAGCTTCGCCTCAGCACGGACTCCGGGGATCTGTCGCTGACTCTCGATCCCGCGCTGGCTCCCGTCACCGTCACGCGCATCGCGGAGCTCGCCAAGTCCGGCTTCTACGACGGCATCGTGATCCACCGCGTGGTGCCCGGCTTCGTCGTGCAGTTCGGAGATCCCGAAGGCGACGGCTATGGCGGTGCGGGCAAGGAACCCCTGCGCTGCGAGACCTCGCCGGCCCCTTTCGACACCGGCGCCGTGGGCGTGGCCCTGGCCGGCCGCGACACCGGATCGAGCCAGCTGTTCGTGACCCTCGGCCCCTACCCGCATCTGGACGGCGACTATCCGTTGATTGGGCACGCCGAAAAGGGCTGGGACCGGGTGGCGCAAGGTGACGTGATCCAGAAGATCGTCGTCTCCCAATGA
- a CDS encoding RluA family pseudouridine synthase — protein MKRREVRRAVEHDEPLGALLARLGEHAALAEGRVFVSGRRMSARHHLLRAGDVVEIRAPRETSAEVTLLARDAGLVAAHKPPELPTEPDRQGLASLCTAVAAQLGVPQVHAASRLDVGVSGVVLLAADAAARRRLSAAKQRGAVERRYLGITTRPPAPPEGTWTAPVAGRKAETRYRVLATAKGAALVAFQPVTGRLHQIRVHAAAAGCPLLGDRAHGGPPRVVAANGSVHALRRIALHAVWVGLDDGFRVHAPFPPDLVELWRTVGGDPQALPEGPEPTTMRA, from the coding sequence GTGAAGCGACGGGAGGTGCGGCGCGCCGTGGAGCACGACGAGCCCCTCGGCGCGCTGCTCGCGCGCCTTGGCGAGCACGCGGCCCTGGCGGAGGGCCGCGTGTTCGTCTCCGGGCGGCGTATGAGCGCGCGCCATCATTTGCTGCGCGCGGGCGACGTCGTCGAGATCCGCGCGCCGCGCGAGACGTCTGCGGAGGTGACGCTCCTCGCCCGAGACGCCGGGCTCGTGGCTGCCCACAAGCCGCCGGAGCTCCCCACGGAGCCGGACCGGCAGGGGCTCGCGTCGCTGTGCACCGCCGTGGCCGCCCAGCTCGGCGTGCCGCAGGTGCACGCCGCGTCGCGGCTCGACGTGGGCGTCAGCGGCGTGGTGCTGCTGGCGGCGGACGCCGCCGCGCGGCGGCGGCTGTCCGCCGCCAAGCAGCGCGGCGCCGTCGAGCGGCGCTATCTCGGCATCACGACGCGGCCGCCCGCGCCGCCCGAGGGCACCTGGACGGCTCCCGTCGCAGGGCGGAAGGCCGAAACTCGCTATCGCGTCTTGGCCACCGCAAAGGGCGCCGCGCTCGTCGCGTTCCAGCCCGTCACTGGGCGGCTGCATCAGATCCGCGTCCACGCCGCGGCCGCCGGCTGTCCGCTGCTCGGCGATCGCGCCCACGGCGGCCCGCCCCGCGTTGTGGCCGCCAACGGCTCCGTGCACGCGCTCCGGCGCATCGCACTGCACGCCGTCTGGGTCGGGCTCGACGACGGCTTCCGCGTTCATGCGCCCTTTCCCCCGGACCTGGTGGAGCTCTGGCGCACCGTCGGCGGAGATCCGCAGGCCTTGCCTGAGGGGCCCGAGCCGACCACGATGCGCGCGTGA
- a CDS encoding type III pantothenate kinase, whose translation MLLAVDIGNTNVVFGLYDGTTLTRTFRVSTVRTRTADEYGVLLHQMMTLHGLPPGRVEAAIVASVVPPLTDVMSDAIRHAFAREPLVVGPGVKTGISVLYDNPRDVGADRIVNAVAAFERFRAAVIVVDFGTATTFDCVSAKAEYLGGIIVPGIMVSLDGLLGSTAKLIPVEIAEAPRVVGQNTAHAIQSGIVNGYASLVDGLIEKIVAELGFECQVIATGGLAPLIAKHTKALELVDENLTLEGLRIIFDKNRRTEAPSPRPRATR comes from the coding sequence GTGCTCCTGGCGGTCGACATCGGCAACACCAACGTCGTCTTCGGTCTGTACGACGGCACCACGCTGACACGCACCTTTCGCGTCTCCACCGTGCGCACCCGCACCGCGGACGAGTACGGCGTGCTCTTGCACCAGATGATGACCTTGCACGGGTTGCCCCCCGGGCGCGTGGAGGCGGCCATCGTCGCCAGCGTCGTGCCGCCGCTCACGGACGTGATGAGCGACGCCATTCGCCACGCCTTCGCGCGGGAGCCCCTGGTCGTCGGTCCCGGCGTGAAGACGGGTATCTCCGTCCTGTACGACAACCCGCGGGACGTGGGCGCGGACCGCATCGTCAACGCCGTGGCGGCCTTCGAGCGCTTCCGAGCGGCGGTCATCGTCGTGGACTTCGGGACTGCCACGACGTTCGACTGCGTCTCCGCCAAGGCGGAATACCTCGGCGGCATCATCGTGCCGGGCATCATGGTCAGTCTGGATGGATTGCTCGGCAGCACCGCAAAGCTCATCCCGGTGGAAATCGCCGAGGCACCTCGCGTGGTGGGCCAGAACACCGCCCACGCCATCCAGTCCGGTATCGTGAACGGCTATGCCTCCCTGGTCGACGGCTTGATCGAGAAGATCGTCGCGGAGCTCGGCTTCGAGTGCCAGGTGATCGCAACGGGTGGACTCGCGCCACTGATCGCCAAGCACACCAAGGCGCTCGAGCTCGTGGACGAGAACCTCACGCTGGAAGGCCTGCGCATCATCTTCGACAAGAATCGGCGCACCGAGGCCCCGAGCCCGCGCCCGCGCGCCACGCGCTGA
- a CDS encoding iron ABC transporter permease: protein MPKALSVSLLLAVLLVITVALAVSFGGQAISLSRAWSDASSLDATILWTARVPRVALAALAGAALAVVGVAFQALLRNPLADPYVLGVSGGAAAGATLAIVAGASTFTLLGAALVPAAALVGGLAATLLVYAIARAGGEVSGTTIILAGVIVNAIAASVITFIKTLVSAAKAQELLFWLMGFLDVPSTPQLVACSVWVALGTALIVMDSGRLNLLALGREPAAHLGVEVPRLERRVFFAASAIAGAVVSLTGLIGFVGLVVPHAVRRMFGPDHRVVVPASLFLGAITLVLCDLLARSAFVWLGTEPPVGAITALVGGPLFLVILYRTRARAH from the coding sequence ATGCCCAAGGCGCTCTCCGTCTCGCTGCTCCTCGCCGTGCTGCTCGTCATCACGGTGGCGCTGGCAGTGAGCTTCGGCGGGCAGGCCATCAGCCTATCCCGGGCCTGGAGCGACGCCTCGAGCCTGGACGCCACCATCCTGTGGACCGCACGGGTGCCGCGGGTGGCCCTCGCCGCCCTCGCCGGCGCTGCCCTCGCGGTGGTGGGCGTCGCGTTCCAGGCATTGCTCCGAAACCCGCTGGCCGATCCCTACGTGCTCGGCGTCTCCGGCGGCGCAGCGGCGGGAGCGACGCTGGCCATCGTGGCGGGCGCCAGCACCTTCACGCTGCTCGGGGCAGCGCTGGTGCCGGCCGCCGCCCTGGTCGGCGGCCTCGCCGCCACGCTCCTGGTCTACGCCATCGCCCGAGCCGGCGGCGAGGTGAGCGGCACCACCATCATCCTGGCCGGCGTGATCGTGAACGCCATCGCCGCCAGCGTGATCACGTTCATCAAGACGTTGGTGAGCGCCGCCAAGGCTCAAGAGCTCTTGTTCTGGCTGATGGGCTTTTTGGACGTGCCCTCCACGCCGCAACTGGTGGCGTGCTCCGTGTGGGTCGCCCTCGGCACCGCCCTCATCGTGATGGACTCCGGCCGCCTCAATCTGCTCGCCCTCGGCCGGGAGCCCGCGGCGCACCTCGGGGTCGAGGTTCCGCGCCTCGAGCGCCGCGTGTTCTTCGCGGCTTCAGCCATCGCCGGGGCCGTGGTCAGCCTCACCGGCTTGATCGGCTTCGTGGGGCTCGTCGTGCCTCACGCCGTGCGCCGTATGTTCGGGCCGGATCACCGCGTCGTGGTGCCCGCGTCCCTGTTCCTCGGCGCCATCACGCTCGTGCTCTGCGATCTGCTCGCGCGCTCCGCCTTCGTGTGGCTCGGCACCGAGCCGCCGGTAGGCGCCATCACCGCCTTGGTCGGCGGTCCGCTGTTCCTCGTGATCCTGTATCGGACGCGCGCCCGCGCTCACTGA
- a CDS encoding prolipoprotein diacylglyceryl transferase, with protein sequence MHPILFRIPFPGWTIPLFPTLLVVAALGALLGLFGWRKKAVDLLVIGAGMAVAGGIAAFSFRGQVYTLSELPIYSYGAMLCLSIVVGWYLTLGLAQRDGLPRETMANCYFVTAIAALIGARLLYVATNPSEFQAFRDLFALRRGGLVAYGGFLGGFLGSWWFLRRHKIRLLAWADVAVPSLASGLVITRVGCYLFGCDFGKPLSENAPAWLQKLGTFPRWADGTLPEGSGSPAWIQHVNQRGLSPEATASLPVHPTQLYEMLAGALLLAVVFLVRKKQRFRGEVFLAFTLGYGILRFLIEILRDDIERGEYGPYIAAYLLIPGALLVFAVAYAYGPARSITNVTVRRATQVLAAVPAIALYFLMKPASFATSTTIQLSTSQWIALATGVAAAVVWGTLLDSARKNPEAAMSLGEGATLEQEDADAPAAEEDEEEREVVVEKKKKKKKKKRKAKKAKVVEADADEPKEEEAPVADDEDEDDDLAPKPA encoded by the coding sequence ATGCATCCCATTCTGTTCCGAATTCCCTTCCCCGGCTGGACCATCCCGCTGTTCCCAACGCTGCTGGTGGTGGCCGCCCTCGGCGCGCTCCTCGGCTTGTTCGGCTGGCGCAAGAAGGCGGTGGACCTGCTCGTGATCGGAGCGGGCATGGCCGTGGCCGGCGGCATTGCCGCGTTCAGCTTTCGCGGCCAGGTCTACACGCTCTCGGAGCTGCCCATCTACAGCTACGGCGCGATGTTGTGTCTGTCCATCGTCGTCGGCTGGTACCTCACTCTCGGTCTCGCGCAACGTGACGGGCTGCCGCGAGAGACGATGGCCAACTGTTACTTCGTCACGGCCATCGCTGCGTTGATCGGCGCGCGTTTGCTGTACGTCGCCACCAACCCGAGCGAGTTCCAAGCTTTTCGCGATTTGTTCGCGCTACGCCGTGGCGGGCTCGTCGCCTACGGCGGCTTCCTGGGCGGCTTCCTCGGCTCTTGGTGGTTTCTGCGGCGGCACAAGATCCGTCTGCTGGCGTGGGCGGACGTGGCCGTGCCCAGCCTCGCGTCCGGTCTCGTGATCACGCGCGTTGGCTGCTACCTGTTTGGCTGCGACTTCGGCAAGCCGCTCAGCGAGAACGCTCCCGCTTGGTTGCAGAAGCTCGGCACCTTCCCGCGTTGGGCTGATGGCACGCTGCCGGAGGGGTCTGGCTCTCCGGCGTGGATCCAGCACGTGAACCAGCGGGGGCTGTCGCCGGAGGCCACGGCATCGCTGCCCGTGCACCCCACCCAGCTGTACGAGATGCTGGCCGGGGCGCTGCTCCTGGCGGTGGTGTTCTTGGTGCGCAAGAAGCAGCGCTTTCGGGGCGAGGTGTTTCTGGCCTTCACGCTGGGCTACGGCATCCTGCGGTTCCTCATCGAGATCCTGCGGGACGACATCGAGCGGGGCGAGTACGGCCCCTACATCGCGGCCTACTTGCTGATACCGGGTGCGCTCCTGGTGTTCGCGGTGGCCTACGCCTATGGTCCCGCGCGCTCCATCACCAACGTGACGGTGCGGCGCGCGACCCAGGTGCTCGCTGCGGTGCCCGCCATCGCGCTGTACTTCTTGATGAAGCCAGCCAGCTTCGCGACCTCGACGACGATCCAGCTGTCCACCTCGCAGTGGATCGCGCTGGCCACGGGCGTCGCGGCCGCCGTCGTCTGGGGCACGCTGCTCGACTCCGCCCGCAAGAATCCGGAAGCGGCCATGAGCCTGGGCGAGGGGGCGACCCTCGAGCAGGAAGATGCCGACGCTCCTGCTGCCGAAGAGGACGAGGAAGAGCGCGAGGTCGTCGTCGAGAAGAAAAAGAAAAAGAAGAAGAAGAAGCGAAAGGCGAAGAAGGCCAAGGTCGTCGAAGCCGACGCGGACGAGCCGAAGGAAGAGGAAGCGCCCGTAGCGGACGACGAGGACGAGGACGACGACCTCGCTCCCAAGCCGGCCTGA
- a CDS encoding GFA family protein translates to MAFQYCHCQRCRKASGAAHAANLFVATEQLAFVEGDEHVRRFDLPEAKYWSHCFCDTCGSALPWLSRTGKAYIIPAGTLDGDPGVRPTRNIYCAFQASWYAPANELPRFDEAAPRK, encoded by the coding sequence ATGGCATTTCAGTACTGTCACTGTCAGCGCTGCCGCAAGGCATCCGGGGCGGCGCACGCGGCCAACCTGTTCGTGGCCACGGAACAGCTCGCCTTCGTGGAGGGCGACGAGCACGTGCGGCGCTTCGATCTGCCGGAAGCCAAGTACTGGAGCCACTGCTTCTGCGACACATGTGGCTCGGCGCTCCCCTGGCTGTCTCGGACGGGCAAGGCGTACATCATTCCCGCGGGCACGCTGGACGGCGACCCGGGCGTGCGGCCGACCCGCAACATCTACTGCGCGTTCCAGGCGAGTTGGTACGCTCCGGCCAACGAGCTACCGCGTTTCGACGAAGCCGCCCCACGTAAATAG
- a CDS encoding metallophosphoesterase yields MVRFALVTDIHFGPAARFEGKLRKLSHEAGRLTTEVVRVLNERERPELVVNLGDVIEDESRERDLERYREFLAAMAPLQAPLVHVAGNHDQIHLSDDDLRSLWQHAGPLHYAFDQGGVHFVVLDTLETKDVAVRLPPEQLTWLAEDLRTASAPVVILMHHPASEMQLEGNRWFEKAPHICRVAERRELRKVLEASGKVVAVFNGHAHWNHLDVIAGIPYLTLQSLTENLDDDAPGRPAGAFAVCDLAPRRLSIQVHGEEPARFQFEL; encoded by the coding sequence ATCGTGCGCTTCGCTCTGGTCACGGACATCCACTTCGGTCCTGCCGCGCGCTTCGAGGGCAAGCTGCGCAAGCTGAGCCACGAGGCCGGCCGCCTCACCACGGAGGTGGTGCGCGTGCTGAACGAGCGTGAGCGACCGGAGCTGGTGGTGAACCTCGGGGACGTGATCGAGGACGAGTCCCGCGAGCGGGATCTCGAACGCTATCGCGAGTTCCTCGCGGCGATGGCGCCGCTCCAAGCGCCGCTGGTACACGTGGCGGGCAATCACGATCAGATCCACCTGAGCGACGACGACCTCCGAAGCTTGTGGCAACACGCCGGGCCGCTCCATTACGCGTTCGATCAGGGCGGCGTTCACTTCGTGGTGCTCGACACCCTGGAGACGAAAGACGTCGCCGTGCGGCTACCGCCGGAGCAGCTGACGTGGCTGGCGGAAGATCTGCGCACGGCGTCGGCGCCGGTCGTGATCTTGATGCATCACCCGGCGAGCGAGATGCAGCTCGAAGGCAACCGCTGGTTCGAGAAGGCGCCGCACATCTGTCGCGTCGCCGAGCGCCGTGAGCTCCGCAAGGTGCTGGAAGCGAGCGGCAAGGTCGTCGCCGTCTTCAACGGCCACGCGCACTGGAACCACCTCGACGTCATCGCCGGTATTCCGTACCTCACGCTGCAGAGTCTGACGGAAAACCTCGACGACGACGCCCCCGGGCGCCCGGCGGGGGCCTTCGCGGTGTGCGATCTCGCTCCCCGGCGCCTTTCGATCCAGGTGCACGGCGAAGAGCCCGCTCGCTTTCAATTCGAGCTCTGA
- a CDS encoding protein kinase, with product MNCEACGHENVDGARFCAKCGALMPVQEAEAEDAMIGQIVGGRYRVTGVLGEGGMGVVYIGEQQMGSTVRKVAIKTLHPHLSKDPSVLARFHRECGTVAQLEHPNTIKFYDFGSTADGTLYIAMEFVKGEPLMDVIEKGGPMAPDRVLKIMKQVCGALDEAHKQGIIHRDLKPENIILTDRAGEKDFVKVLDFGIAARSESADAQKEQKLTQQGMVLGTPPYMSPEQFTGKALDMRSDIYSLGVMTYEMLTARLPFEADTPWQWATQHMTAQPLPFEATAPATNIPEPMRKAILRSLSKDREDRQGTAKEFFSDLSSGGGITVDEVAPQSLGSAGTAAMAAAPDFAAISAGGGGGPASPAPMSPPVHAPAMQHSPPAVAVPPPPPATGKSGGGKGLIFGLAGVGAILLIGIVVVAARQMKSDSNDDQPLTNPFTSASSGQTSIAPQVDPASSGSANTPDTPDTPDTTPTANTSKPPTTNTGSKPPTTTTGSKPPATNTAACDSCISAAQSGNISGAASYYRSCTDAGKKASCSARARAAAPAAAKRAALNGQCGQAKAIIGAANAMGASSGQLSGALNGTSCK from the coding sequence ATGAATTGTGAGGCCTGTGGGCACGAAAACGTCGACGGTGCGCGGTTTTGCGCGAAGTGCGGCGCGTTGATGCCGGTCCAGGAGGCAGAGGCCGAAGACGCGATGATCGGCCAGATCGTCGGCGGCCGCTATCGGGTCACCGGCGTGCTGGGCGAAGGCGGCATGGGCGTCGTCTACATCGGCGAGCAGCAGATGGGCTCCACCGTTCGCAAGGTCGCGATCAAGACCTTGCATCCCCATCTCTCCAAGGACCCCTCGGTTCTGGCGCGTTTCCACCGCGAGTGCGGCACCGTTGCTCAGCTCGAGCATCCGAACACCATCAAGTTCTACGACTTCGGCTCCACGGCGGACGGAACGCTGTACATCGCCATGGAGTTCGTCAAAGGCGAGCCTCTGATGGACGTGATCGAGAAGGGCGGGCCCATGGCACCGGACCGCGTCCTCAAGATCATGAAACAGGTCTGCGGTGCCCTGGACGAAGCCCACAAGCAGGGCATCATCCACCGCGATCTGAAGCCCGAGAACATCATCCTCACGGATCGCGCGGGCGAAAAAGACTTCGTAAAGGTGCTGGATTTCGGCATCGCCGCGCGCTCGGAGTCCGCGGACGCGCAGAAGGAGCAGAAGCTCACGCAACAGGGCATGGTGCTCGGAACGCCGCCCTACATGAGCCCCGAGCAGTTCACGGGCAAGGCGCTCGACATGCGGAGCGACATCTACTCGCTCGGCGTCATGACCTACGAGATGCTCACCGCGCGGCTGCCCTTCGAGGCCGATACCCCGTGGCAGTGGGCCACACAGCACATGACCGCCCAGCCGCTGCCCTTCGAGGCCACGGCGCCCGCCACGAACATTCCGGAGCCGATGCGCAAGGCCATCCTCCGGTCCTTGTCCAAAGACCGGGAGGACCGCCAGGGGACCGCCAAGGAGTTCTTCAGTGATCTGTCCAGCGGTGGCGGCATCACCGTGGACGAGGTCGCGCCCCAGTCCCTCGGCAGCGCGGGCACCGCGGCCATGGCCGCCGCCCCCGATTTCGCCGCCATCAGCGCGGGCGGTGGCGGCGGGCCGGCATCCCCCGCACCCATGTCCCCTCCCGTGCACGCTCCCGCCATGCAGCACAGCCCGCCGGCCGTGGCGGTGCCTCCGCCCCCTCCTGCCACGGGCAAGAGCGGTGGCGGCAAGGGCCTCATCTTCGGGCTCGCGGGCGTGGGCGCGATCCTGCTCATCGGCATCGTGGTGGTGGCAGCCCGCCAGATGAAGTCCGACTCCAACGACGATCAGCCCCTGACCAACCCCTTCACCAGCGCGTCCAGCGGTCAGACCAGCATCGCCCCGCAGGTGGACCCCGCCAGCTCCGGCAGCGCCAACACGCCCGACACTCCTGATACGCCGGACACCACACCCACGGCCAACACCAGCAAGCCGCCGACCACCAACACCGGCAGCAAGCCGCCGACCACCACCACCGGCAGCAAGCCGCCAGCCACCAACACCGCCGCCTGTGACAGCTGCATTTCCGCGGCCCAAAGTGGAAATATCTCCGGCGCTGCCAGCTACTATCGCAGCTGCACCGACGCCGGAAAGAAGGCCTCGTGCAGCGCTCGTGCCCGCGCCGCTGCCCCCGCCGCCGCCAAGCGGGCGGCCCTCAACGGCCAGTGCGGCCAGGCCAAGGCCATCATCGGCGCCGCCAACGCCATGGGCGCGTCGAGCGGTCAGCTCAGCGGCGCCCTCAACGGCACCAGCTGCAAATAG